From the genome of Pyxidicoccus trucidator, one region includes:
- a CDS encoding DUF547 domain-containing protein — MDAPPSPLRRYRVPALLFVVTALGVATAALHVQGLLPARVPSASEPFHYHQYAQVLRHVRSDGDVDFASVGRERQALDGFVQSLASFSPHNRPDVFPTSEDALAYWLNTYNALVLQQVVDGYPYLENVRQPWLGRFFWGRAWPVGGERLTLWALENRVLRTEFADPRIHFALFQAARGGPRLDGAHFQPEYLDAQLNDAGRRFVGDKRNVELDGDTVHLSRLFETYRDDFLAALPEGRGGNVLQFVWAFLPDTCEERPGCATRGDLDRACGPKLDRCHIVYSPEDWTLPDAAAREPRP; from the coding sequence GTGGACGCTCCCCCCTCCCCCCTGCGCCGCTACCGGGTGCCCGCGCTGCTCTTCGTCGTGACGGCCCTGGGGGTCGCCACCGCGGCGCTGCACGTGCAGGGGCTGCTGCCCGCCCGGGTGCCCTCGGCGTCGGAGCCCTTCCACTACCACCAGTACGCGCAGGTGCTCCGGCATGTGCGCTCGGACGGGGATGTGGACTTCGCCTCCGTGGGGCGGGAGCGTCAGGCGCTGGACGGCTTCGTCCAGTCGCTGGCCTCCTTCTCGCCCCACAACCGGCCGGACGTCTTCCCCACCTCGGAGGACGCGCTCGCCTACTGGCTCAACACCTACAACGCGCTCGTCCTCCAGCAGGTGGTGGACGGCTACCCCTACCTGGAGAACGTCCGGCAGCCCTGGCTGGGGCGCTTCTTCTGGGGCCGCGCCTGGCCCGTGGGCGGCGAGCGGCTGACGCTGTGGGCGCTGGAGAACCGCGTGCTGCGCACGGAGTTCGCCGACCCGCGCATCCACTTCGCCCTCTTCCAGGCCGCGCGCGGCGGGCCCCGGCTGGACGGCGCCCACTTCCAGCCGGAGTACCTGGACGCCCAGCTCAACGACGCCGGCCGCCGCTTCGTGGGCGACAAGCGCAACGTGGAGCTGGACGGGGACACCGTCCACCTGTCCCGCCTCTTCGAGACGTACCGCGACGACTTCCTCGCCGCGCTGCCGGAGGGCCGGGGCGGCAACGTGCTCCAGTTCGTCTGGGCCTTCCTGCCGGACACCTGCGAGGAGCGGCCCGGCTGCGCCACGCGCGGGGACCTGGACCGCGCCTGCGGCCCGAAGCTGGACCGCTGCCACATCGTCTACTCGCCGGAGGACTGGACGCTCCCGGACGCCGCCGCCCGCGAGCCCCGGCCCTGA
- a CDS encoding aromatic ring-hydroxylating oxygenase subunit alpha codes for MEPTPDVIRHFHPVLPSRSLGKKPVRVEVAGRAYALFREASGQPAALADACPHRFAPLSKGRVRADGRLQCPYHGWRFDAQGQGANPSQPDLRHCDVRSFQVVERHGYLWLAERDTPVSAMPDLEAGEYVYGGAFSTLFEAPLHVSLDNFSEDEHTPYVHTRLGWDDPRADQVEFEAKNFDDRTEVNYRAPQRAAPLIRMLGVLDGDFFQNSWVTRFDPVRSQYTVSWVSPSGKSRPFITRANIFFVPETATTTRLHVFSFLKCVVPAMRPLLPLAARVAAALTWWEVRDDARFIPTVADTPYSHKGMRLDKYDKPLVHQRKLMERIYYRVGASAVPAPVPLAREASGG; via the coding sequence ATGGAGCCTACGCCCGACGTCATTCGTCACTTCCATCCGGTGCTCCCCTCGCGCTCGCTCGGCAAGAAGCCGGTGCGTGTGGAGGTGGCCGGTCGCGCCTATGCCCTCTTCCGCGAAGCCTCGGGCCAGCCCGCCGCGCTCGCGGACGCCTGCCCCCACCGCTTCGCGCCGCTGTCGAAGGGGCGGGTGCGCGCGGACGGGCGGCTCCAGTGCCCGTACCACGGCTGGCGCTTCGACGCGCAGGGGCAGGGCGCCAACCCCAGCCAGCCGGACCTGCGCCACTGCGACGTGCGCAGCTTCCAGGTGGTGGAGCGCCACGGCTACCTCTGGCTGGCCGAGCGGGACACCCCGGTGTCCGCCATGCCGGACCTGGAGGCCGGCGAGTACGTCTACGGCGGGGCCTTCTCCACGCTCTTCGAGGCGCCGCTGCACGTGTCGCTCGACAACTTCAGCGAGGACGAGCACACGCCCTACGTCCACACCCGCCTGGGCTGGGACGACCCGCGCGCGGACCAGGTGGAGTTCGAGGCGAAGAACTTCGATGACCGCACCGAGGTGAACTACCGCGCGCCGCAGCGGGCCGCGCCCCTCATCCGGATGCTGGGCGTGCTCGACGGCGACTTCTTCCAGAACAGCTGGGTGACGCGCTTCGACCCGGTGCGCAGCCAGTACACCGTGAGCTGGGTGTCGCCGTCCGGCAAGTCACGGCCCTTCATCACCCGCGCCAACATCTTCTTCGTGCCAGAGACGGCGACCACCACGCGCCTGCACGTCTTCTCGTTCCTCAAGTGCGTGGTGCCGGCGATGCGCCCGCTGCTGCCGCTGGCGGCGCGCGTGGCCGCGGCGCTGACGTGGTGGGAGGTGCGGGACGACGCGCGCTTCATTCCCACCGTGGCGGACACGCCCTACAGCCACAAGGGCATGCGCCTGGACAAGTACGACAAGCCGCTCGTCCATCAGCGCAAGCTCATGGAGCGCATCTACTACCGGGTGGGCGCGAGCGCGGTCCCCGCTCCGGTGCCGCTCGCGCGAGAGGCCTCCGGCGGCTGA
- a CDS encoding BPSS1187 family protein, with amino-acid sequence MSKPSVWMRWCAPVVLGLGLLAMGCGAEPEPGTAPPEQGSVEQGVSTCAGPTGAVCRFVTPTEVGTPGSGDYLDPHVVIRPQVPTKAELVIFLPGTGGRPQNNLSGNYADADHSLYASASSKGYRVIGLTYQNSPSLNSLCGNDDACYLATRRTLITGDVQPGSAVTTMDKGDAIIPRLVRLLVYLRDTGDPSGGWGSFLMNPSCTVLCRLNPAKLIVSGHSQGGGHAGVIGKDYSVRRVVMLASPCDAVSVLGPVASWSLPPFTTAPGADTYRGLVARGQTASGYVTDICDSEAVKYWASDRMNAQWSRITSSTGLCPTDPHACVVRDAQFFTQWQALWP; translated from the coding sequence GTGAGCAAGCCGAGCGTGTGGATGCGGTGGTGTGCCCCCGTCGTGCTGGGGCTGGGACTGCTGGCCATGGGGTGCGGGGCCGAGCCCGAGCCCGGGACGGCTCCCCCGGAGCAGGGGAGCGTCGAGCAGGGCGTGAGCACCTGCGCCGGTCCTACGGGCGCAGTCTGTCGCTTCGTCACGCCCACGGAGGTGGGGACGCCCGGCTCGGGGGACTACCTGGACCCGCACGTCGTCATCCGTCCCCAGGTTCCGACGAAGGCGGAGCTGGTCATCTTCCTGCCCGGCACGGGCGGCAGGCCCCAGAACAACCTGAGCGGCAACTACGCCGACGCCGACCACAGCCTCTATGCCAGCGCCAGCTCCAAGGGCTACCGCGTCATCGGCCTCACGTACCAGAACTCGCCCTCGCTCAACTCGCTCTGCGGCAATGACGATGCCTGCTACCTCGCCACCCGCCGCACCCTCATCACCGGCGACGTCCAGCCCGGCAGCGCGGTGACGACCATGGACAAGGGGGACGCCATCATCCCCCGGCTCGTCCGGCTGCTCGTGTACCTGCGTGACACGGGGGACCCGTCCGGAGGCTGGGGCAGCTTCCTGATGAATCCCTCCTGCACCGTGCTCTGCCGCCTCAACCCGGCGAAGCTCATCGTCTCCGGGCACTCGCAGGGAGGTGGCCACGCGGGCGTCATCGGCAAGGACTACTCCGTGCGCCGTGTCGTCATGCTCGCCTCGCCGTGCGACGCGGTCAGCGTCCTGGGGCCCGTGGCGAGCTGGAGCCTGCCGCCTTTCACCACCGCCCCCGGCGCCGACACGTACCGTGGCCTGGTGGCGCGCGGGCAGACCGCCAGCGGCTACGTCACGGACATCTGCGACTCGGAGGCCGTGAAGTACTGGGCGTCGGACCGGATGAATGCGCAGTGGAGCCGCATCACCAGCTCCACCGGCCTGTGCCCCACGGACCCGCACGCCTGCGTGGTGAGGGATGCGCAGTTCTTCACCCAGTGGCAGGCGCTGTGGCCGTAG
- a CDS encoding isovaleryl-CoA dehydrogenase codes for MTERNPIAAGFVTHEVTNQPPPLVLDAWKSDTVLREVVAREGGGWAEADLAKYGPVVGGEMVQLAVLANENKPKFRPFDRYGHRRDEVEFHPAYHRLMELGMAHGVSGFAWRNEEKPGAHVARMALFYLHNQADQGTSCPLTMTYACVPALRHQPELAREWLPRVSSATYDSRFIPASQKTGATVGMGMTEKQGGSDVRSNTTRAQRLGTARGPGQAYALVGHKWFFSAPMSDAFLVLAQAEGGLSCFLMPRFTPDGELNAIRIQRLKDKLGDWSNASSEVELHGAFAWMVGEEGRGVPTILEMVSMTRQDCMIGSSGQMRQALVQALHHTRHRTAFGKRLADQPLMRNVLADLALESEAHLTLTARVSRAVDASGRDAKEAAFGRIATAVGKYWVCKRTPVFINEAQECLGGAGYVEESILPRLYRQAPLNSIWEGSGNIQCLDVLRAASREPASREALFAELLAAQGGHAAYDAATARLGRELANPDALETRARFIVEGLALALQASLLIRAGNTQVSDAFCESRLGGAHGQTFGTLPAHTPMQALIERALSEEVK; via the coding sequence ATGACTGAACGCAACCCCATCGCCGCCGGCTTCGTCACCCACGAGGTCACCAACCAGCCTCCGCCGCTCGTCCTCGACGCCTGGAAGAGCGACACCGTGCTCCGCGAAGTGGTGGCCCGCGAGGGCGGCGGCTGGGCGGAGGCGGACCTGGCGAAGTACGGCCCCGTGGTGGGCGGGGAGATGGTGCAGCTGGCGGTGCTGGCCAACGAGAACAAGCCGAAGTTCCGCCCGTTCGACCGCTATGGCCACCGCCGCGACGAGGTGGAGTTCCATCCCGCCTACCACCGGCTGATGGAGCTGGGCATGGCCCACGGGGTGTCCGGCTTCGCCTGGCGCAACGAGGAGAAGCCCGGCGCCCACGTGGCCCGCATGGCCCTCTTCTACCTGCACAACCAGGCCGACCAGGGGACGAGCTGCCCGCTCACCATGACATACGCGTGCGTGCCCGCGCTGCGCCACCAGCCGGAGCTGGCGCGCGAGTGGCTGCCGCGCGTGAGCTCGGCCACCTACGACAGCCGCTTCATCCCCGCGTCGCAGAAGACGGGCGCCACCGTCGGCATGGGCATGACGGAGAAGCAGGGCGGCTCGGACGTGCGCTCCAACACCACGCGCGCGCAGCGGCTGGGGACGGCGCGCGGGCCGGGGCAGGCCTACGCGCTGGTGGGCCACAAGTGGTTCTTCTCCGCGCCCATGAGCGACGCGTTCCTGGTGCTCGCGCAGGCCGAGGGCGGGCTGTCGTGCTTCCTGATGCCGCGCTTCACGCCGGACGGCGAGCTGAACGCCATCCGCATTCAGCGGCTCAAGGACAAGCTGGGCGACTGGAGCAACGCCTCCTCCGAGGTGGAGCTGCACGGCGCCTTCGCGTGGATGGTGGGTGAGGAGGGCCGGGGCGTGCCCACCATCCTGGAGATGGTCTCCATGACGCGCCAGGACTGCATGATTGGCTCCAGCGGGCAGATGCGGCAGGCGCTGGTGCAGGCCCTGCACCACACCCGGCACCGCACCGCGTTCGGCAAGCGGCTCGCCGACCAGCCGCTGATGCGCAACGTCCTCGCCGACCTGGCGCTGGAGTCGGAGGCGCACCTGACGCTCACCGCGCGCGTGTCGCGGGCGGTGGACGCGAGCGGGCGGGACGCGAAGGAGGCCGCCTTCGGCCGCATCGCCACCGCCGTGGGCAAGTACTGGGTGTGCAAGCGCACGCCCGTCTTCATCAACGAGGCGCAGGAGTGCCTGGGGGGCGCGGGCTACGTCGAGGAGTCCATCCTGCCGCGCCTGTACCGGCAGGCGCCGCTCAACTCCATCTGGGAGGGCAGCGGCAACATCCAATGCCTGGACGTGCTGCGCGCGGCCTCGCGCGAGCCGGCCAGCCGCGAGGCCCTCTTCGCGGAGCTGCTCGCGGCGCAGGGCGGACATGCCGCGTACGACGCGGCGACGGCCCGCCTGGGCAGGGAGCTGGCCAACCCGGACGCGCTGGAGACGCGCGCGCGCTTCATCGTCGAGGGGCTCGCGCTGGCCCTGCAGGCGTCCCTGCTCATCCGCGCGGGCAACACGCAGGTGTCGGACGCCTTCTGCGAGTCGCGCCTGGGCGGCGCCCACGGGCAGACGTTCGGCACGCTGCCGGCCCACACCCCGATGCAGGCGCTCATCGAGCGCGCCCTCTCCGAAGAGGTGAAGTGA
- a CDS encoding cation-translocating P-type ATPase: MNDQPPARLPASAPPPAGSPASAAPPWHALPPEAVLSRMGSDAKGLTEEQASERLARHGPNVIERQKGEGPLKLLWRQVNSPFIWVLIASSVLAIAMGKVTDGLVVAAVVVLNTLIGFVQEYRAGKAIEALSLMVPENATVVRGGRKESVPAARLVPGDVVELASGDKVPADMRLLSSRNLQVEEAALTGESVPAQKHVPEVEERAELGDRTSLVFGGTLVTSGTASAVVVATGHATELGRISTLLSQATDLQTPLTKALAVIGKYITVGILVVSAVLLGVGLWRGYELSEAVVVAITLAVAAIPEGLPAIVTIALAIGVQRMAARRAVIRKLPAVETLGSTTVICSDKTGTLTRNEMTVQALWTPSGRCSLSGVGYAPTGELRRDGQPVGAVPEEVRELLLAGALCNDAALQGRGERWEMTGDPTEGALVVAAEKVGLRVDEARAKHPRLDAIPFESEHQFMATLHDDGQGRRRILVKGAPEVVLRRCAPHDGATPEAVLEEVERLARQGMRVLAVAVRDVPASHPGISDEEVASGLRLLGLEGMIDPPREEAIAAVRACHEAGIIVKMITGDHPATAEAIGAQLGLQEAGKPGITGARLATVDDARLPEVAESTHVFARVAPEHKLRLVRALQARRHVVAMTGDGVNDAPALKQANIGVAMGITGTAVSKEAADIVLTDDNFASIAAAVEEGRRVYDNLIKSLAFVLPTNLGLALILMFGVAFFPIQDFGGDPVPLMAMLPTQLLWINLVATVSLALPLAFEAKEADVMRRAPRDPDAPVLSRFVLMRTGLVALLMAAGAIGLFLWEYRRELPRVGHGVALAEAQTMAVNTVISFQIFYLLMCRTLTGSLRKVGIFSNRTIFVGIGALVCLQLAFMYVPFMQRVFDTAPLSPESVGLSVLLGAVVLPVVGLEKWLLQRRGYSVVKQVHRDHDKEEPPRPGHRERLPA, translated from the coding sequence ATGAACGACCAACCCCCCGCCCGGCTCCCGGCGAGCGCGCCACCGCCCGCCGGGTCGCCCGCGTCAGCCGCGCCGCCCTGGCATGCCCTGCCTCCCGAGGCCGTGCTGTCACGGATGGGCAGTGACGCGAAGGGGCTGACGGAGGAGCAGGCGAGCGAGAGGCTGGCGCGTCACGGGCCCAACGTCATCGAGCGCCAGAAAGGAGAGGGGCCGCTCAAGCTGCTCTGGCGGCAGGTGAACAGCCCCTTCATCTGGGTGCTCATCGCCTCCTCCGTGCTGGCCATCGCCATGGGGAAGGTGACGGACGGCCTCGTGGTGGCCGCCGTGGTGGTGCTCAACACGCTCATCGGCTTCGTGCAGGAGTACCGCGCGGGCAAGGCCATCGAGGCGCTCAGCCTCATGGTTCCGGAGAACGCCACCGTGGTGCGCGGGGGACGGAAGGAGTCGGTGCCCGCGGCGCGGCTGGTGCCCGGGGACGTGGTGGAGCTGGCCTCGGGCGACAAGGTGCCCGCGGACATGCGGCTGCTCTCCTCGCGCAACCTCCAGGTGGAGGAGGCCGCGCTCACGGGTGAGTCCGTGCCGGCGCAGAAGCACGTGCCGGAGGTGGAGGAGCGGGCCGAGCTGGGGGACAGGACGAGCCTCGTCTTCGGAGGCACGCTGGTGACGTCGGGCACGGCCTCGGCGGTGGTGGTGGCCACCGGCCACGCCACCGAGCTGGGCCGCATCTCCACGCTGCTCAGCCAGGCCACGGACCTCCAGACGCCGCTGACGAAGGCGCTGGCCGTCATCGGCAAGTACATCACCGTGGGCATCCTCGTCGTGTCCGCCGTGCTGCTGGGCGTGGGGCTGTGGCGCGGCTACGAGCTCAGCGAGGCCGTGGTGGTGGCCATTACCCTGGCGGTGGCGGCGATTCCGGAGGGCCTGCCCGCCATCGTCACCATCGCCCTGGCCATCGGCGTGCAGCGCATGGCGGCCCGGCGCGCCGTCATCCGCAAGCTGCCGGCGGTGGAGACGCTGGGGAGCACCACCGTCATCTGCTCGGACAAGACGGGCACCCTCACGCGCAATGAGATGACGGTGCAGGCGCTGTGGACACCGTCGGGCCGCTGCTCCCTCAGCGGCGTGGGCTATGCGCCCACCGGTGAGCTGCGGCGCGACGGGCAGCCCGTGGGCGCGGTGCCCGAGGAGGTGCGCGAGCTGCTGCTGGCCGGCGCGCTGTGCAACGACGCCGCGCTCCAGGGCCGGGGCGAGCGGTGGGAGATGACGGGCGACCCCACGGAGGGCGCGCTGGTGGTGGCGGCGGAGAAGGTGGGCCTGCGCGTGGATGAGGCCCGCGCGAAGCACCCTCGGCTGGACGCCATCCCCTTCGAGTCCGAGCACCAGTTCATGGCCACCCTGCACGACGACGGCCAGGGACGCCGGCGCATCCTCGTCAAGGGCGCGCCGGAGGTGGTCCTTCGCCGCTGCGCGCCGCATGACGGCGCCACGCCGGAGGCGGTGCTGGAGGAGGTGGAGCGCCTCGCGAGGCAGGGCATGCGCGTGCTGGCGGTGGCGGTCCGGGACGTGCCCGCCTCGCACCCCGGCATCTCCGACGAGGAGGTGGCCAGCGGCCTGCGGCTGCTGGGCCTGGAGGGGATGATTGACCCGCCGCGCGAGGAGGCCATCGCCGCGGTGCGGGCGTGCCATGAGGCCGGCATCATCGTGAAGATGATTACCGGCGACCACCCCGCGACGGCGGAGGCCATCGGCGCGCAGCTCGGGCTCCAGGAGGCGGGCAAGCCGGGCATCACCGGCGCGCGGCTCGCCACCGTCGATGACGCCCGGTTGCCGGAGGTGGCCGAGAGCACCCACGTCTTCGCGCGCGTGGCGCCCGAGCACAAGCTGCGGCTGGTGCGGGCGCTCCAGGCGCGGCGGCACGTGGTGGCCATGACGGGGGACGGGGTGAACGACGCGCCCGCGCTCAAGCAGGCCAACATCGGCGTGGCCATGGGAATCACCGGCACGGCGGTGTCCAAGGAGGCGGCGGACATCGTGCTGACGGACGACAACTTCGCCTCCATCGCCGCGGCGGTGGAGGAGGGGCGGCGCGTCTACGACAACCTCATCAAGTCCCTGGCCTTCGTGCTGCCCACCAACCTGGGGCTGGCGCTCATCCTCATGTTCGGCGTGGCCTTCTTCCCCATCCAGGACTTCGGCGGGGACCCGGTGCCGCTGATGGCCATGCTCCCCACGCAGCTCTTGTGGATCAACCTGGTGGCCACCGTGTCGCTGGCGCTGCCGCTGGCCTTCGAGGCGAAGGAGGCGGACGTCATGCGCCGGGCACCGAGAGACCCGGACGCCCCGGTGCTCAGCCGCTTCGTGCTGATGCGCACCGGCCTGGTGGCGCTGCTGATGGCCGCGGGCGCCATCGGCCTGTTCCTCTGGGAGTACCGGCGGGAGCTGCCGCGCGTGGGCCACGGGGTGGCGCTCGCCGAGGCCCAGACGATGGCCGTCAACACCGTCATCAGCTTCCAGATTTTCTACCTGCTGATGTGCCGCACGCTCACCGGCTCGCTGCGGAAGGTGGGCATCTTCAGCAACCGCACCATCTTCGTGGGCATCGGCGCGCTGGTGTGCCTCCAGCTGGCCTTCATGTACGTGCCCTTCATGCAGCGGGTGTTCGACACCGCGCCGCTGAGCCCGGAGTCCGTGGGCCTGTCCGTGCTGCTGGGCGCGGTGGTGCTGCCGGTGGTGGGACTGGAGAAGTGGCTGCTCCAGCGCCGCGGCTACTCGGTGGTGAAGCAGGTGCACCGCGACCACGACAAGGAGGAGCCGCCGCGTCCCGGGCACCGCGAGCGCCTGCCCGCGTGA